The Alnus glutinosa chromosome 8, dhAlnGlut1.1, whole genome shotgun sequence DNA segment ATAACTCACTAATTTTATGATGAATTTATATGAGTTTATGTGTCATCTAATGATTAAGTAAAAATGAGACAGAgtttattacttaattaattaagttgtttAGGCGATCGAGTCGTACATTGTCGCCTTAAGAGAATGTTTAAGTAATCAAAAGTATTATGGTGaagctatatatattttaccaGCTAAGTTGCAAGTATATTTGAGGCGCATACTTtgaaccatttaatttaaaaagactAAAAGCATGTTTGAGATTGCGTTAGAgagcttaaaaaatattttttagttaaaaagtTGTGTCAAATAAAAAGCTTgtctgtttggtaaaaaaaattccaaacgcacttatttgacttttttgctttaaaaatggCTAAAACGCACTTtcgaaaaaagtttaaaaatgaaactttttaaaaaaagttttaaaaaagcTCTATTTTCCAAACAAACTCTAGAAttagaaatcacatttttatcataCAATTATTTCATCTTGTTAACATGATGTGTCAATCAGCCATTGAGTTAAGAGTAATTCTAGCAACCATAATTTTATCACACACATCAACTTTTAGATCGgccattattaaaaaatatatattaattaagctaATGATTTGTTGACACTGCCACATAAGTAGGGTGCCAATATGGGAATGGGATTGAGATAAAAGTGTTGtttttagtattactcttttaATAAGGGCTGATTGGCACTGCCACGTCAATATACTAAGATAGTTGTGAAATAAAAGTGTGGTTTCTCGCATTACTCATttaaaaataagggttaaatacctctaaggtccctgagttttgacaactttattttttagtccctgagtttcaatttgcatcacagatgatacatcaattttgggaaatgaccaaattagtacctcggttaacttctccgtccaaaaattaacggacCGCCAcatgtcaacttctgaggttgacacgtggcactatataaaaaaattaaaaattaattaaaaaaaaactaaaaaaaactaaaaaaactaaaaaaaaaaaaaaaggggtggcttggccaccatgcccccccattttggccagggaggtggcCGGTCGGTCTGGGcatgtggtggttcggccaccccctggacagaaaagaaaaaaaaaaaaaaatattcgggtttagggttttgcccttgggggtggccgaaccacccccgtgccccTCCACCCCCAAggacaaaccctaaacccgaattttttttttttagttttttcaattttttttttaatttttaattaatttttatttttttatatagtgccacgtgtcaacttctgaggttgacacgtggcggaccgttaatttttggacgaagaagttaaccgaggtactaatttggtcatttcctaaaattaatgtatcatttgtgatgcgaattaaaactcaaggactaaaaaataaagttgtcaaaactcagggactaaaaaggtatttaaccctaaaaataatgactaaaatttaagaaatcctATCAAGTAGGTTGCAAACGTAATCAGCTTACTCAGGTTTAGCAATCAAGTAACTGCACTCCACATATATTGTATGAGTAAAGAATGAATAATCAATCATGAGTAGCCAAAGAAGCATCCACAATCATGAGTAAAGAATGAATATTCAATCGCATACCAAACATACAAAGCACAGAGGAAATGTTATACGACAACAAATAATCCCTGGACCCGAGTAGGGTCTGATTCAAGCCATCCATCACACAAGAATGCTCATCCACCTCCAACTCTCTCAGTAGCTGATTTGAACTTCAAAAGGAGAATCAGTAGTGATCTTGATATATTGCTCCAAATTCTGCTCTCCATgcctgatcatcatctgaatatGGGGTTGTTGGGTTGTTGTGTGCTATGTCGGAATCCTCCTCGCGGTATAGTGGCTGCAATGCAGATCCAGGCAATCTGCTCTCTGCAAGATATTGCTTCATGGTGATCATCTCCATcttgtgttttcttttaagCTTGTCCGTTTGCTTCTTTAACTTTTCGTTGTCTTCTTGAACCTTTGCAAAGTTCTCCTGCATTGATGTGAAAATCATAAGCATGAGCAATGAATCAGAAACTATCTACACTTTATCCCTTCCTTCTGTATTCATCAATAAAATTGACAATGATCGCTTATAGTAGGACGTGGTTCAGGACTAAGCGTTTAACATTGTGAAGTAAGGCTTGCGTCTTGTGTCGTGCGCATAAGACTCAAGCTAAGGGTGCCACATCAGTAATTGGAGACATGTGACAGCCCCAGCTTGCTTCCCATGTGCACTGCACAAGCAAGCCCTGACCAAGAGACAAGACCTTTATTTGAGGTAGCACCAAACAAAGGTAGCATAGAAAACACCAATGACTAGTCAGACTGTGAAGCTAATCTAGACAGAATAGTCCTTAAAAGAAACTCGGTTAAACACAGGTAAGttagaaaaatattaagaaatatCTTTTGTATAAGCGAAAAAGGAGCTACCTCTGCAACGGATGCAGTTTGTTCAGCTTCTCTCAGCCTAACAAGGAGTTCTCCAGCTGCATGAACAGCTTCTGCAGTGTCTCTAAGTTGAGTTCTAAGACTCTTGTTCTCCTTTTTCAACagttctctctccctctccctctccacTCTCAATGCAGAAAGCTCTGCAGCAAGGGATTTGGCAAAACGAGAGCCATGACCCTTTTTTCCTGCCTTCTTCACCTCCGCTATCCCTTCCATGATTGCACGATGCTTTCCAGCCAAGTCATTATACTTCTCTTGCAGTTCAGCATAGTGTTCGATCATTCTAGCATGCCCAAGGACTGCTCTGTGAAGTGCATCATCCAACTCTTCGGTGCACTTCTTCTCTAATGTCAACTCCATCTCGACCTTCTCTGCACGTCGGCGGTGGGATTGGAGATCAATTCTCagttcatcagttaaggaaatccAGTCACTCTCCATTTCTGTCCATCTCTGTCTTTCGCTCTCTAGTTCTTCCTTGCTATTATCTAGATGATCTACACCACTTTTTCGTAATTGGATTGATCGGGACAACAAAGAAGATCTGAGTTTTTCAACAGATTTGTTATGAGAAGCATCAGAATATGACTGCAACTTGTTTTTTAACCCTTCAATTTCCTTAAGAAGTGCTTCCTTCTCATTTAGATCAATATATCTGTTCCCAAACCCAGGTTCCACGACTTCCTTTACTTCACATTTTTCCTTTATCATCTCTGGCTGATTATTCTCAATAGAATTGCACCTCACAAGCTGCACAAACCACCAGACCAGGAAGAAAGTAAGAAAGAATTTCCCAAcattttgaaatgaaagatttgaCAGGGGAAAATAGTTACTGACCTTGTCATCCTTCAGTAAACGGTAATCATCATTTTTGGGATCCTTATATGACACTATTTCATTCTTTGAAGCCTCAAGACAAAATGTTTTGCTTTCTTCATCGTGCATTTCTTCCTTCTCGAGTTTGCATTGCTCTACCTGTGGCAATCTCAAATTGTCAATAACGAAACCCACATTATAAAGATCCCAAGAACTTATAGAGGTCAGAAAACTCTAATTACCAGTCGATTCAACTGCTCAATTTTGGCAGCTTGCTCCATGCAAACATTTTCAAGCTCCTCTCgcttaattgtttttatcataGCATTCCAGGTTTCCTGAAATAGCAGAAACATAAAACTAATTACAAAGCAGAAATGGATTAGAGTTAATTACACTTTAGTGGAAATTACGTCTTGCCATACTTTAGGCACTTCGTCCATCCGTTGGGTAGGATTCTCTGCCTCATTGACTGCTAAAACCCATGTCTTCAAGCTATCCTGGGCGTCATTGGAATCCTTCTCAGATATTATTTGTCGGCAAGATGCACATAGGAAAGAAGCGGATGGTCCATTTGAAGATGGTTTCTCTTCTGGTAGTGTCTGAATAGAAGCATTGGCCTTATCAACTTCTGAACAAGGTTTCAATGTCAAGTGCTCAAAGGAGAAGGAAACTGAAGATTTATTTGGTGCCGAGTTCCGCTGATGATGGTCAATGATCTGTAAGCCTCTGTGAAGGCTAGCAGCCAAGGTCTCAGTGGGGCCTGTAAACGTCTTGCTTGACCGCAAAGAAGATCGGATGTGCTCGCTCTGTTTAAGTGATTGTCTTAACACATCCAAGTTGAACTTGGAACTTTCAGACACACTGGTCAGACTTGCTAAATGACTTGGCATATTCATGCTTTTCCTTTGTATATTTCCAATTTTTGGAGATTCAGACAATGGTGGGTCTTGGAGAATTGGAGACTGACAGCACGAGCTAATTGAAATGCTCCTTCTGGATGCATGATCAACAGCTGTTAAGGTGTTAAGAGCACTCACAAAATTATCTTCTAACGCATCATTGGCCTTATCAGGAAGTTCATTCCAAGGTTTTCCCACACTGATTTCTTCAAACTCACTTTCTGAACTCATCAAGTCTGTCTCACAACTTTCCTCCATTGAATAAAACTGGATGGAATCCCTATTAACAGATGTGTCTGTAATATTCTCCTCAGAACTATGCAACTTATCTAGATGCTGACAAAGTTCCCTTACATCATCTTGATCAACATTTACCTCTTCATCAGAATCATTATCTGTGGGGGTTAGAATCAAAGATCGGTTAAGGCTTACTCTCAATTGATTCAAGCTTTCACGTACATTTCGTCCTTGAAAATATCCATTTTGGCTTCCTGATGATGTACAGACATTAGACCTCGCTCTTATAAGTTCCTCCTGAAaccgaaaaaacaaaaatttcttaaacCTCAGCTTGCTGATAGCAACAGTCTCTGAAATAAGATTTCAGTTATAACTCCTGCAGGAAAACTTAATACCTTCAACTGACGAATTTGATCGCTCAAATCATTAACATCGTCCTCTCTGATTTCATTTATTACTGGCTCATTTCTAATAAATTTTACTCGCTGTCCGAATCTGAGAGTTCTCAGTGTATCACCGCTATTTCTGCAATAAAAAAGCGGAATCTTtatttctggaaaaaaaaaaaccaaaatctcAATTATTGTTTCAAGAGAATGTTAAAAATATGTTCTAAAATTACTATGATATGAAAATAATTCAATCTCATAATGATAAGTATGTAGCATCAAACTGTTAACATTGTAAAGGTTCACATAATTGTTGATTCTatgatacaaaaagaaaaaaaatgagtagtTCAAGTCATATACTTGTTTTCTGGGGAGATGGCACAAATAACTGTGAGTTTGGCATTGCCGCCAAGTGATTCTCGCAGTAAATGAGTTAAACAGGAACCTCTGTATGAAATATCTTCCGAATTTCCAGACTGAGCACCTTTTGCAAGAATATTCACTAAGTGCCTGCACCAATATAGGAAAACAGTGATTATGAACCATGGCTATGCCTATGTACTTGACATCTTGATAGCATCTGTAGTTTACTCCAAGTGACAGATAAATAGTTGACAAACTCTGGCAATTCAAACCAAGCATGTGTTCATTGTTTCATTGTACAGATGTGTCAGCATGACTAGAAAATAAGGTATTATCCAGTCATACTAACACTTTCggcataaaatgtaaaaagggCAATAGACTAATTTGCACTGGTAGAATCACCATCTAAGCAGTAATCTGCATAAAACACTtctaatgaaaaagaaaaatctctaAGTTGAGGCTCGTGGCATCATCATACCCAAGTTGTGACAAGGACTTCTTCAAATGTTTGCCTTCCCTTACAATTTGTCTATCCCCATCATCAACTTTATTTCTATCAAGTCCTGCAAGATCAACAAGGCTGATTCTGCTTGTTTTTGAACTATTGAAACACTTCGATGAGGTTCCCTGTGGCATCAGTtgataaaacaacacatgtaaAATGGAACTAATAAAGGGATAATGACAGCCAGTAAGAGCAAGTCAAGGACTCTAACATGGATAACGGGTACAATGAcgcatatatacatatagttcCATTAAATGTTAAGACCACCTTCTGCCCTAAGGAATAGTCATTTCGTGGGCAGTTATATCACAAGCAAACGATCTCTTTTgcagaata contains these protein-coding regions:
- the LOC133875738 gene encoding kinesin-like protein KIN-12F, coding for MRPNQSTEATESRFLGTISTSSIRNLLPRSISKRKSNSSNPKLSKYNAENTPPADPNIGTTDLQVSHSVTKLSPSKLREAPAPSDPPVKDEIVGSDSQCEVLAPPEPPVKVVVRITPVNEGDRTVKKISSDTLSVGERKFIFDSVIDSNANQEDVFQLVGVPLVKNALAGYNAAILSYGQTGSGKTYTMWGPPSAMVEDPSSSSHQGIVPRIFQMLFSEIQREQQNSEGKQINYQCRCSFLEIYNEQIGDLLDPTQRNLEISDDAKNGLYVENLTEEYVTSFEDVTQILIKGLSSRKVGATSLNSKSSRSHIVFTFIIESWCKGTSSKCFNSSKTSRISLVDLAGLDRNKVDDGDRQIVREGKHLKKSLSQLGHLVNILAKGAQSGNSEDISYRGSCLTHLLRESLGGNAKLTVICAISPENKNSGDTLRTLRFGQRVKFIRNEPVINEIREDDVNDLSDQIRQLKEELIRARSNVCTSSGSQNGYFQGRNVRESLNQLRVSLNRSLILTPTDNDSDEEVNVDQDDVRELCQHLDKLHSSEENITDTSVNRDSIQFYSMEESCETDLMSSESEFEEISVGKPWNELPDKANDALEDNFVSALNTLTAVDHASRRSISISSCCQSPILQDPPLSESPKIGNIQRKSMNMPSHLASLTSVSESSKFNLDVLRQSLKQSEHIRSSLRSSKTFTGPTETLAASLHRGLQIIDHHQRNSAPNKSSVSFSFEHLTLKPCSEVDKANASIQTLPEEKPSSNGPSASFLCASCRQIISEKDSNDAQDSLKTWVLAVNEAENPTQRMDEVPKETWNAMIKTIKREELENVCMEQAAKIEQLNRLVEQCKLEKEEMHDEESKTFCLEASKNEIVSYKDPKNDDYRLLKDDKLVRCNSIENNQPEMIKEKCEVKEVVEPGFGNRYIDLNEKEALLKEIEGLKNKLQSYSDASHNKSVEKLRSSLLSRSIQLRKSGVDHLDNSKEELESERQRWTEMESDWISLTDELRIDLQSHRRRAEKVEMELTLEKKCTEELDDALHRAVLGHARMIEHYAELQEKYNDLAGKHRAIMEGIAEVKKAGKKGHGSRFAKSLAAELSALRVERERERELLKKENKSLRTQLRDTAEAVHAAGELLVRLREAEQTASVAEENFAKVQEDNEKLKKQTDKLKRKHKMEMITMKQYLAESRLPGSALQPLYREEDSDIAHNNPTTPYSDDDQAWRAEFGAIYQDHY